The genomic DNA TCATTTTCAAGAGAATGATTTTGAACGTAATAATGGTGAGGAATTCATTGATACAAGATCCAATGTTATACATCACACTATGCATATAGGAGAGTATGCTTATAAAGGTAACGAATGTGAAAGAGATTTTAACCAGTCCTTCAGCATGAGCgatcatcagagaattcatatgGGAAAGAAACCTTATGGATATGATAAGCCTGGGAACGTGTCTAGTGAGTCATCCAGAATACGTATACGTAAGACCGTCTGTAGTGGAGAGAAACCTTACCAATGTatagaatgtggcaaggccttttcCCACAAAAGAAACTTCACTAGACATCAAAGAATTCATACTGAGGAGAACcgttacaaatgtaaagaatgtggcaaagcctttcaGCAGAAATCACATGTTAAAAGCcatgagagaattcatactggagagacaccttacaaatgtaaagaatgtggcaaggcatTTTCCTACAAAGCAAACCTCACtacacatcacagaattcatactggagagaaaccttacaaatgtaaagaatgtggcaaagcctttcaGCAGAAATCATACGTTATCATCcatgagagaattcatactggagagacaccttacaaatgtaaagaatgtggcaaagcctttaagCAGAAATCAAACCTTATCATCCATGAGAggattcatactggagagaaaccttacaaatgtaaagaatgtggcaaagctTTTCAGTACAAATCATGCTGTAACATCcatgagagaattcatactggagagacaccttacaaatgtaaggaatgtggtGAAACCTTTAAACAGAACGCACACCTTACTCAGCATATAAATACTCATACTCGagagaaaatttataaatgtaaagaatgtggcaagggcTTTTCCCAAAAAACAAGCCTCACTgtacatcacagaattcatactggagagaaaccttacaaatgtagaGAATGTGGCATGGCCTTTAGGTACAAAGCATGCTTTAACATCcatgagagaattcatactggagagacaccttacaaatgtaaagaatgtggcaaggcctttcaACAGAAATCATATGTTAACATCcatgagagaattcatactggagagacacCTTACAAATGTAACGAATGCGGGAAAGCCTTTTTCTACAAAACAAACTTCACTAAGCATCAGAAaattcatacaggagagaaaccttacaaatgtaaagaatgtggcaaagcctttcgGCAGAAATCACATGTTAAAAGCcatgagagaattcatactggagagacaccttacaaatgtaaagaatgtggcaaggcatTTTCCTACAAAGCAAACCTCACTAcgcatcacagaattcatactggagagaaaccttacaaatgtaaagaatgtggcaaaaccTTTAAACAGCTCGCACACCTTACTCAGCATATAAATACTCATACTCGagagaaaatttataaatgtaaagaatgtggcaagggcTTTtcccacaaaacaagcctcactatacatcacagaattcatactggagagaaaccttacaaatgtagagaatgtggcaaggcctttaagcagaaatcatacattatcatccatgagagaattcatactggagagacaccttacaaatgtaaagaatgtggcaaagcctttaaaCAGCACTCAACCCTTACTCAGCATATAAATACTCATACTCGAGAGAAAacttataaatgtaaagaatgtagCAAAGGctttttctggaaaacaaaccTCACTGAACaccacagaattcatactggagagaagccttacaaatgtaaagaatgtggcaaagcctttcaGCAGAAATCACATGTTAAAAGCcatgagagaattcatactggagagacaccttacaaatgtaaagaatgtggcaaagcctttcaACAGAAATCATATGTTAACATCcatgagagaattcatactggagagacaccttacaaatgtaaggaatgtggcaaggcctttccCTGCAAACTAAACCTCACTAggcatcacagaattcatactggagagacaccttacaaatgtaaagaatgtggcaaggcctttaaaCAGCCCTCAAACCTTACTCAGCATATAAATGCTCATACTCAAAAGGAAATGTATACATGTAAGGAATGTGGCAAGGTCTTttcccacaaaacaaacctcaccacacatcacagaattcatactggagagaaaccttacaaatgtaaagaatgtggcaaagcctttcaGTACAAATCAAACTTTAACATCcatgagagaattcatactggagagacaccttacaaatgtaaagaatgtggcaaaagcTTTAAACAGCACTCAAACCTTACTCGGCATATAAATAGtcatactggagagaaaatgtataaatgtaaggaatgtggcaaggccttttcCTACAAATCAAGCCTCACTACGCAtgacagaattcatactggagagaaaccttacaaatgtaaagaatgtgtcAAGTCCTTTAACAGGTGCTCACACCTTACTCAGCATATAAAtactcatactggagagaaaacgtataaatgtaaagaatgtggcaaagccttttcccaaaaaacaaatctcactagacatcacagaattcatactggagagaaaccttacaaatgtaaagaatgtggcaaggcctttNNNNNNNNNNNNNNNNNNNNNNNNNNNNNNNNNNNNNNNNNNNNNNNNNNNNNNNNNNNNNNNNNNNNNNNNNNNNNNNNNNNNNNNNNNNNNNNNNNNNNNNNNNNNNNNNNNNNNNNNNNNNNNNNNNNNNNNNNNNNNNNNNNNNNNNNNNNNNNNNNNNNNNNNNNNNNNNNNNNNNNNNNNNNNNAATCCTTATTTGGTATCAAAAATGCACTCTTGGTTCAAGATGTACAATGATAATGAATGAGGAAAGACGTTGTCTTACATTTTAGAAATCATCAGAGAGTTCAGAGGAGAAAAGTAAGTTGAAAGATCGAACTATGTAGAAACAGAGAATCATATTTAAAAGCACATCAAATGTCCAATATATGTCAGAGTATTCACAGTAGAAAGCAGTATGTGAGTTACTCAGTTCAGATATTACCTCAGAAGGCATAATAGAAGGTTAGTCATTTAGATAATGTGTATGCTATTCTGCTTCaaaagatggaagggagggatATTTGCATGGGTGTAATTTCAGTGTGCATGTGTTTCCATTGACCCCACATGAGATTTGTTACTTGGGTATATTACTGTGTTTCTACTCTCACAACTCTTCAGAAAATTCACTTATTCCAGTGGGTGTGTGAAACTACGTAGGTAGTTGTTGGGTCAAGGATAAGAGATGCCCTTCTTCCTTTGGTGGGATCCATGCATATCTCTCTTGCATGGAAGATGAAGGACAATAAAACATACAGTATATGAAAGAAATCTAAATGAATATTCTATTTGTGGTTCTAACATTGATATAGGTCATCATGTAGTGGGTATTCAGAACGTCATTCTCCGTTTATTAGGACTAAAACAATTTGTGACTGTTACAAATTAAATGTGTTACTAATTGGTCTTTAGGGAAAAGAGATGGCAGTCCAGTCAACTGTGATTCATGTTCATAATAGTAATCGTGGGAAAGTATGAATCGATGTGGTGGAAATGAAGAAATCCGCAAAGATATCAGAGAAGAGCTGTCTCTTTCGTGAAATGAGATACGGTTGTACATccaatttttaaagagttgtcGGAGTTGTGAAAGTGTTTTAGTATGCAAAAGTAAGCTGGTAAGAAGTTAAAATAGACTCCTAGATGATGTCTTCTTTAAGCCTCATGgtactcagaaaatgaaaaatgtagtaGTAGATACagaatggggagggagaaaaTCATCTAAG from Ailuropoda melanoleuca isolate Jingjing unplaced genomic scaffold, ASM200744v2 unplaced-scaffold1450, whole genome shotgun sequence includes the following:
- the LOC117797813 gene encoding zinc finger protein 845-like translates to MHIGEYAYKGNECERDFNQSFSMSDHQRIHMGKKPYGYDKPGNVSSESSRIRIRKTVCSGEKPYQCIECGKAFSHKRNFTRHQRIHTEENRYKCKECGKAFQQKSHVKSHERIHTGETPYKCKECGKAFSYKANLTTHHRIHTGEKPYKCKECGKAFQQKSYVIIHERIHTGETPYKCKECGKAFKQKSNLIIHERIHTGEKPYKCKECGKAFQYKSCCNIHERIHTGETPYKCKECGETFKQNAHLTQHINTHTREKIYKCKECGKGFSQKTSLTVHHRIHTGEKPYKCRECGMAFRYKACFNIHERIHTGETPYKCKECGKAFQQKSYVNIHERIHTGETPYKCNECGKAFFYKTNFTKHQKIHTGEKPYKCKECGKAFRQKSHVKSHERIHTGETPYKCKECGKAFSYKANLTTHHRIHTGEKPYKCKECGKTFKQLAHLTQHINTHTREKIYKCKECGKGFSHKTSLTIHHRIHTGEKPYKCRECGKAFKQKSYIIIHERIHTGETPYKCKECGKAFKQHSTLTQHINTHTREKTYKCKECSKGFFWKTNLTEHHRIHTGEKPYKCKECGKAFQQKSHVKSHERIHTGETPYKCKECGKAFQQKSY